In one Pseudodesulfovibrio tunisiensis genomic region, the following are encoded:
- a CDS encoding glycosyltransferase family 2 protein: MHPLVSIVIPAYNGARELRRVIPMLDAQTYAPLEIVVVDDGSVDDTPDALAELARERSHLCWVRQDNAGAGAARNRGIAEARGEFIAFLDCDDVWPDNAVEARMKPFLEQDDPEIMGVYCPADFIDEHGEKLLEGPLFDYSLPFDRMYFTSVTGSAFAPTCVILRRSALDLVGGFREELSPAEDFDLWQRMLRTGGCFLKVRSCRVGWVQHPASTVHTRLGFHHAQCVEVLDQMYKGLAPGPCLPEYSGPMGDVLARRDRVNRALGAGIMAAASGHRDTARELAREISLPFVRLLSVDGLMGTVRFNILRVLCRRESEWPENVWPEVAPRVLPWLRELDADLGGCRNLRELIRRLSGLPDGGKA, translated from the coding sequence ATGCACCCCCTGGTTTCCATTGTCATTCCTGCCTACAACGGCGCAAGGGAACTGCGTCGCGTCATTCCCATGCTCGATGCGCAGACCTATGCGCCTCTGGAGATCGTGGTCGTGGACGACGGCAGCGTGGATGATACTCCCGACGCGCTTGCGGAGCTTGCCCGGGAACGGTCGCATCTTTGCTGGGTGCGGCAGGACAACGCCGGGGCCGGAGCCGCGCGCAACCGGGGCATTGCCGAGGCCCGAGGCGAGTTCATCGCGTTTCTGGATTGCGACGACGTCTGGCCGGACAATGCCGTCGAGGCGCGGATGAAGCCCTTTCTCGAACAGGATGACCCCGAAATCATGGGCGTGTACTGCCCGGCGGATTTCATTGACGAGCACGGCGAAAAACTGCTGGAAGGGCCGCTGTTCGACTATTCCCTGCCTTTTGACAGGATGTATTTCACCTCGGTCACGGGATCGGCGTTCGCGCCCACCTGCGTGATCCTGCGCAGGAGCGCCCTTGATCTGGTGGGCGGATTCCGGGAGGAACTGAGCCCGGCCGAGGATTTCGACCTGTGGCAGCGGATGCTGCGCACGGGCGGCTGCTTTCTCAAGGTCCGATCCTGCCGGGTTGGCTGGGTGCAGCACCCGGCCAGCACGGTGCATACGCGGCTCGGGTTTCATCATGCCCAGTGCGTCGAGGTTCTGGACCAGATGTACAAGGGGCTTGCTCCGGGACCGTGCCTGCCGGAATATTCCGGCCCCATGGGCGACGTGCTGGCCCGGCGCGACCGCGTGAACCGGGCGCTGGGCGCGGGAATCATGGCTGCCGCCAGCGGACATCGGGACACGGCCCGGGAGCTTGCCCGGGAAATATCCCTGCCGTTTGTCCGGCTGCTGTCCGTGGACGGTCTCATGGGAACCGTGCGGTTCAACATCCTGCGCGTCCTGTGTCGCAGGGAATCCGAGTGGCCGGAAAACGTCTGGCCCGAGGTCGCGCCACGGGTTCTGCCCTGGCTGCGCGAGCTGGATGCCGATCTGGGCGGATGCCGCAACCTGAGGGAACTGATCCGGCGGCTGTCCGGGCTGCCCGACGGAGGCAAGGCCTGA
- a CDS encoding glycosyltransferase translates to MITFGVVTPSFNQAGFLSQAVASVMDQEGPFAVNHLVMDGGSDDGSLAILKRAEEQYAGSADRRFGWHSGPDSGQYAAVEEGFRRVGGDVLCWLNADDVYMPWAFSVAAEIFSRYPEVEWLTSVYPMTFDQSGASVGVDVRWGYGAESFRRGMNLPGMDHYARYFIQQDCTFWRRSLWEKAGARFDPSLDMAADFELWARFFEHAQLHVVASPLAAYRVHPAQKTARSGAYEAEAAQVLRERGWRVCGPVETRIRRRVVPVLAAMGLSPMLAFFGLAEQVSAFKHGGRDSNWQRTLRYIF, encoded by the coding sequence ATGATCACCTTCGGCGTTGTCACCCCCAGCTTCAATCAGGCGGGTTTCCTGAGTCAGGCCGTGGCCAGCGTCATGGATCAGGAGGGACCGTTTGCCGTGAACCATCTGGTCATGGACGGCGGGTCCGACGACGGTTCCCTTGCGATCCTGAAACGCGCCGAGGAACAGTATGCCGGGAGCGCGGACAGACGATTCGGCTGGCACAGCGGACCGGACAGCGGCCAGTATGCTGCTGTGGAAGAGGGGTTTCGTCGGGTGGGTGGCGACGTGCTGTGCTGGCTCAATGCGGATGACGTCTACATGCCGTGGGCCTTTTCCGTGGCAGCCGAGATATTTTCCCGGTACCCCGAGGTGGAGTGGCTGACCAGCGTCTACCCCATGACCTTCGACCAGAGCGGCGCGTCCGTGGGCGTGGATGTTCGCTGGGGCTACGGCGCGGAATCCTTTCGCCGGGGCATGAATCTGCCCGGCATGGATCATTACGCCCGGTATTTCATTCAGCAGGACTGCACGTTCTGGCGGCGTTCCCTGTGGGAAAAGGCCGGGGCGCGGTTCGATCCTTCCCTGGATATGGCTGCGGATTTCGAGTTGTGGGCCAGATTCTTTGAGCATGCGCAGTTGCATGTGGTGGCCTCGCCTCTGGCTGCCTACCGGGTGCATCCCGCGCAGAAGACCGCCCGGTCCGGAGCCTACGAGGCCGAAGCCGCACAGGTGCTTCGGGAGCGGGGATGGCGCGTGTGCGGTCCCGTGGAAACCCGAATCCGCAGGCGGGTGGTTCCGGTTCTGGCCGCCATGGGCCTGAGTCCCATGCTGGCGTTTTTCGGGTTGGCCGAGCAGGTGAGCGCCTTCAAGCATGGAGGCAGGGATTCGAACTGGCAGCGCACGCTGCGATACATCTTTTAG
- a CDS encoding HAD family hydrolase, producing the protein MSLTTRCHSFDVFDTCLVRTWARPQDMFHALARRLLSRNGNAPTPDMIHDFVRERVEAERRARRTMPGHREDIELRDIYAAYPSPPPFGIAPDEIMQAELDMERECLRPIPAMREEMAALRRQGARIVYVSDMFLPESFVADRLREHGFLESGDRVYVSGTRGETKHTGNLFRRVLYDLGLAPGNLLHTGDNPHTDVAVPRSLGIRARHATDAILTGPEQAMLPTDGRTSLTCSALAGAARLARLSPGVDGTDFPAARVAADVAGPAVAGFVAWVLDKAREQGIKRLWFVARDGQIMHKTARELLGGEKGPECRYLYGSRQAWFLPSITEFSPETTEWLVIPGHCSRPASIVAKLDCTPEEIEDAAGIRPGPEFWETRLCNGDRDRLAALLRTSGVRRLVEAKARDARQRLVAYLEQEGVVPGKPVTLVDVGWTLKAQQALGRVLKAAGMDCPVSGFYFGVSQSALTASRAGAYQAYFLERDAWFDRTEPMNFLFRNANFVEQVMTAATHGQTTGYARDDEGRMQPVLRPDARTTEDLNAVCDMQARVLAFTRQARASGALDNPDAARNATLAALRKFLSDPNPDMARAVADRPVFDDQNETRRRVLARPVSLSLLARLAMQEAGFSRFLPDSDYGASFDWIEGAIALSPRWMRPLLRSPRMFQQLKTYRKSL; encoded by the coding sequence TTGTCACTCACAACGCGCTGTCATTCCTTTGACGTCTTCGACACCTGCCTTGTCCGCACCTGGGCACGGCCGCAGGACATGTTTCATGCCCTTGCCCGGCGCCTGCTGTCCCGCAACGGCAACGCGCCGACCCCGGACATGATCCATGATTTCGTGCGCGAACGGGTGGAAGCGGAACGCCGTGCGCGCCGCACCATGCCCGGGCACAGGGAAGACATTGAACTGCGCGACATCTACGCGGCCTATCCCTCGCCCCCGCCCTTCGGCATTGCCCCGGACGAAATCATGCAGGCCGAACTGGACATGGAACGCGAATGCCTGCGACCGATTCCGGCCATGCGCGAGGAAATGGCAGCCCTGCGCAGACAGGGCGCCCGCATCGTCTATGTCTCGGACATGTTCCTGCCCGAATCCTTCGTGGCGGACAGGCTGCGCGAACACGGCTTTCTGGAATCCGGAGACCGTGTCTATGTCTCGGGAACGCGCGGCGAGACCAAGCACACCGGCAACCTTTTCAGACGCGTGCTGTACGACCTCGGTCTGGCCCCCGGCAACCTGCTCCACACCGGGGACAATCCCCATACGGACGTGGCCGTGCCGCGTTCCCTGGGCATCCGCGCACGCCATGCCACGGACGCGATCCTGACCGGTCCGGAGCAGGCCATGCTCCCGACAGACGGACGCACCAGCCTGACCTGTTCGGCGCTGGCCGGGGCAGCCCGGCTGGCACGGCTTTCCCCGGGCGTGGACGGCACGGACTTCCCGGCTGCCCGCGTGGCTGCGGACGTGGCCGGTCCGGCCGTTGCCGGATTCGTGGCCTGGGTTCTGGACAAGGCACGAGAACAGGGCATCAAGCGGCTCTGGTTCGTGGCCCGGGACGGCCAGATCATGCACAAGACAGCCCGCGAACTGCTCGGCGGTGAAAAGGGACCGGAATGCCGCTACCTGTACGGTTCGCGACAGGCCTGGTTTCTGCCGAGCATCACGGAATTCTCCCCGGAAACCACGGAATGGCTCGTCATCCCGGGGCACTGCTCCCGCCCCGCCTCCATCGTTGCCAAGCTCGACTGCACGCCCGAGGAAATCGAGGACGCGGCAGGCATCCGGCCGGGACCGGAATTCTGGGAAACCCGGCTGTGCAACGGAGACAGGGACAGACTCGCGGCTCTGCTCCGGACATCGGGCGTACGCCGACTGGTGGAAGCCAAGGCCCGCGACGCGCGCCAACGGCTGGTCGCCTATCTCGAACAGGAAGGCGTGGTCCCGGGAAAGCCCGTCACGCTGGTGGACGTGGGCTGGACCCTCAAGGCACAGCAGGCCCTTGGCCGCGTGCTGAAGGCTGCCGGAATGGACTGCCCGGTGTCCGGATTCTACTTCGGCGTGTCCCAGAGCGCGCTGACAGCTTCCCGGGCAGGGGCGTATCAGGCGTATTTTCTGGAACGCGACGCATGGTTCGACCGGACCGAACCCATGAACTTTCTTTTCCGCAACGCGAATTTCGTGGAACAGGTCATGACTGCGGCCACGCACGGCCAGACCACAGGATACGCCCGGGACGACGAAGGACGCATGCAACCGGTACTCCGCCCCGATGCGCGGACCACGGAAGACCTGAACGCGGTATGCGACATGCAGGCCCGGGTGCTGGCTTTCACGCGACAGGCCCGGGCTTCCGGCGCGCTGGACAACCCGGACGCGGCTCGCAACGCAACGCTTGCCGCGCTGCGAAAATTCCTGTCCGATCCGAATCCGGACATGGCCCGGGCCGTGGCGGACCGCCCCGTGTTCGACGACCAGAACGAAACGCGTCGCCGGGTGCTGGCCCGTCCGGTTTCCCTGTCTCTGCTGGCCAGGCTCGCAATGCAGGAAGCCGGATTTTCCCGATTCCTGCCTGATTCCGACTATGGAGCATCGTTCGACTGGATCGAGGGAGCCATCGCGCTTTCCCCCCGGTGGATGCGCCCCCTGCTACGTTCCCCGCGGATGTTCCAGCAGCTCAAGACATACCGGAAATCCTTGTAA
- the gmd gene encoding GDP-mannose 4,6-dehydratase has translation MKKALITGITGQDGSYLSELLLAKGYEVHGIKRRASLFNTDRVDHLYQDPHETDRRFFLHYGDVTDSTNLIRVMQEVRPDEIYNLAAQSHVAVSFETPEYTADSVGLGTLRMLEAIRILGLAETTRFYQASTSELYGNNTDTPQSETTPFRPSSPYAAAKLYAYWITVNYREAYAMHASNGILFNHESPRRGETFVTRKITQGLAMIRAGLRDAVWLGNLDARRDWGHARDYAEMMWLILQQDEPDDYVVATGEQHSVREFVETAGRELGMDIRWQGSGLDECGVDAVTNRTVIRVDPRYFRPTDVEDLLGDATKAHEKLGWKSRTTFQELVSEMVREDLRLAEFSKLCCENGFESLIPRG, from the coding sequence ATGAAAAAAGCCCTTATCACCGGCATCACGGGCCAGGACGGCTCCTACCTTTCGGAACTGCTTCTGGCAAAAGGCTATGAAGTGCACGGCATCAAGCGCCGGGCCTCGCTCTTCAACACGGACCGGGTCGATCACCTCTATCAGGACCCCCACGAAACGGACCGCCGCTTCTTCCTCCATTACGGGGACGTAACCGATTCCACCAACCTCATCCGGGTGATGCAGGAAGTCCGGCCCGACGAGATCTACAATCTCGCGGCCCAAAGCCATGTTGCGGTTTCCTTCGAGACCCCGGAGTACACTGCCGACTCCGTGGGACTCGGAACCCTGCGCATGCTCGAAGCCATCCGCATCCTCGGACTGGCCGAGACCACCCGTTTCTATCAGGCGTCCACATCCGAACTCTACGGCAACAACACGGACACGCCCCAGAGCGAAACCACGCCGTTCCGGCCCAGTTCGCCCTATGCCGCGGCCAAGCTGTATGCCTACTGGATCACCGTGAACTACCGGGAAGCCTACGCCATGCATGCCAGCAACGGCATCCTGTTCAACCATGAATCCCCGCGCCGGGGCGAAACCTTTGTCACCCGCAAGATCACCCAGGGGCTGGCCATGATCAGGGCCGGACTGCGCGACGCGGTGTGGCTGGGCAATCTTGATGCCCGACGCGACTGGGGCCATGCCCGGGACTATGCGGAAATGATGTGGCTCATCCTCCAGCAGGATGAACCCGACGATTACGTCGTGGCCACAGGCGAACAGCATTCGGTGCGTGAATTCGTGGAGACCGCGGGCCGGGAGCTGGGCATGGACATCCGCTGGCAGGGCAGCGGCCTTGACGAATGCGGCGTGGATGCGGTCACGAACCGCACCGTAATCCGCGTGGACCCGCGCTATTTCCGGCCCACGGACGTGGAAGACCTGCTGGGCGACGCGACCAAGGCGCACGAGAAGCTCGGCTGGAAATCCCGGACCACGTTTCAGGAGTTGGTAAGCGAGATGGTCAGGGAGGATTTGCGGCTGGCGGAATTTTCCAAACTGTGCTGTGAAAACGGCTTTGAATCCCTCATCCCCAGAGGCTGA
- the fcl gene encoding GDP-L-fucose synthase, with translation MWNGKKVFVAGHRGLVGSAVVRRLQREQGVRIVTRTRSELDLTRQADVERFFAEERPDCVILAAAKVGGIHANATYPADFIRDNLLIQDNVINAAHANGVGKFVFLGSSCIYPKHAPQPIPEEALLTGPLEPTNEWYALAKISGIKLCQALRRQYGFDAISLMPTNLYGPNDNYHPENSHVVPGLLRRMHEAREAEADSVRVWGSGAALREFMHVDDLADAIVFLAEHYSEEMHVNVGTGREVSIRELAETIRDVVGFAGKLEFGDAGQDGTPRKLVDSSRLAAMGWKPTVDLETGLRNAYAWYLENMAKARG, from the coding sequence ATGTGGAACGGCAAAAAGGTATTCGTGGCCGGACATCGCGGCCTTGTCGGTTCGGCCGTGGTGCGTCGGCTGCAAAGGGAACAGGGGGTGCGCATCGTGACGCGCACCCGCAGCGAGCTTGATCTGACGCGACAGGCGGACGTGGAACGTTTCTTTGCCGAAGAGCGGCCCGACTGCGTGATCCTTGCGGCGGCAAAGGTGGGCGGCATTCACGCCAATGCCACCTACCCGGCGGACTTCATCCGGGACAACCTGCTCATTCAGGACAACGTGATCAATGCGGCCCATGCCAACGGCGTGGGAAAATTCGTGTTCCTCGGTTCCTCGTGCATCTACCCAAAGCATGCGCCCCAGCCCATTCCCGAAGAAGCCCTGCTCACCGGACCGCTGGAGCCGACCAACGAATGGTACGCTCTGGCCAAGATTTCCGGCATCAAGCTGTGCCAGGCCCTGCGCCGCCAGTACGGATTCGACGCCATCAGCCTGATGCCCACCAACCTGTACGGTCCCAACGACAACTATCACCCGGAAAACTCCCATGTCGTGCCCGGGCTGCTCCGACGCATGCACGAGGCCCGCGAGGCCGAAGCCGATTCGGTCCGGGTCTGGGGATCGGGCGCGGCGCTCCGGGAATTCATGCACGTGGACGATCTGGCCGACGCCATCGTGTTCCTTGCCGAACACTACAGCGAGGAAATGCATGTCAACGTGGGAACCGGGCGGGAAGTGAGCATCCGGGAGCTGGCCGAGACCATCCGCGACGTGGTGGGCTTTGCCGGAAAGCTGGAGTTCGGCGATGCCGGTCAGGACGGCACGCCCCGAAAGCTCGTGGATTCCTCGCGGCTCGCGGCCATGGGGTGGAAGCCGACCGTGGATCTGGAAACCGGACTGCGCAACGCCTATGCCTGGTATCTGGAGAACATGGCCAAAGCGCGGGGCTGA
- a CDS encoding HpcH/HpaI aldolase family protein — MKSSFRSRLCAGETLTGSWLTIGSTTTAEIMASADFDWLTIDMEHSAIGLGMAQEMIRTVEARGVTPLVRVGHNQPNLIKRVMDAGATGVIVPMVNTAEEAEQAVQSVKYPPRGFRGVGLARAQQYGFGFEEYQQWNHDNSVVIVQVEHIEAVNNLESILAVDGVDGFMVGPYDLSGSLGMPGNFSHPDVKAALERVEAIAAGSRAAPGFHVVQPDPDALEAKRAKGYRFLAYGLDSLFLGAGARKAATEARNPAGQSRG, encoded by the coding sequence ATGAAATCCTCTTTTCGCTCCCGGCTCTGCGCCGGGGAAACGCTGACCGGCTCATGGCTGACCATCGGCTCCACCACCACGGCGGAGATCATGGCCTCGGCCGACTTCGACTGGCTGACCATCGACATGGAGCACAGCGCCATCGGACTGGGCATGGCGCAGGAAATGATCCGCACCGTGGAAGCCCGGGGCGTGACCCCGCTGGTCCGCGTGGGACACAACCAGCCCAACCTGATCAAGCGGGTCATGGACGCGGGCGCAACCGGCGTGATCGTGCCCATGGTCAACACGGCCGAGGAAGCGGAACAGGCCGTGCAATCGGTCAAGTATCCGCCGCGCGGCTTTCGCGGAGTGGGGCTTGCCCGCGCCCAGCAGTACGGATTCGGGTTCGAGGAATACCAGCAGTGGAACCACGACAACAGCGTGGTCATCGTTCAGGTGGAACACATCGAGGCCGTGAACAATCTCGAATCCATCCTTGCCGTGGACGGCGTGGACGGATTCATGGTCGGTCCCTACGATCTTTCCGGCTCTCTGGGCATGCCCGGCAACTTTTCCCATCCCGACGTGAAGGCGGCGCTGGAGCGGGTCGAAGCCATTGCGGCAGGGAGCAGGGCGGCTCCGGGCTTTCACGTGGTCCAGCCCGATCCGGACGCGCTTGAGGCCAAACGCGCCAAGGGCTACCGCTTCCTTGCCTACGGTCTCGACAGCCTGTTTCTGGGCGCAGGAGCGCGAAAGGCCGCGACCGAAGCTCGCAACCCGGCCGGGCAATCCCGAGGCTAG
- a CDS encoding phosphoglycerate dehydrogenase → MADTILITTSSFGRFDETPLKALRDAGFHVVINPHGRKLTEAEAEALNREHHPVGILAGVEPLTRTVMAAGGRLRAIARCGIGMDSVDSEAARALRIDVTNTPDAPTQAVAEITLGAILCMLRGIHSSCAAIRAGKWERPMGALLSFRTVGLLGMGRIGSRLAELLAPFGCRILGHDPHADAPHGVEQVEFPQLLAESDVLSLHIPFSEATRHIIGRDAIRAMKPGARLVNYARGGLVDEAALDQALTDGHLAGAALDCFENEPYSGPLTRHESVVLTGHVGSYAREGRIIQETQAAHNLLASLAAERGGSGSKS, encoded by the coding sequence ATGGCAGATACCATTCTCATAACCACGTCCTCGTTCGGCAGATTCGACGAAACCCCGCTCAAGGCCCTGCGCGACGCAGGCTTCCATGTGGTGATCAATCCCCACGGCCGCAAGCTGACCGAGGCCGAAGCCGAAGCCCTGAACCGGGAACATCACCCCGTCGGCATTCTGGCCGGGGTCGAACCCCTCACCCGCACGGTCATGGCAGCGGGCGGCAGGCTCAGGGCCATTGCCCGCTGCGGCATCGGCATGGACAGCGTGGACAGCGAGGCGGCCCGCGCACTGCGCATCGACGTGACCAACACCCCGGACGCCCCAACCCAGGCCGTGGCCGAAATCACTCTGGGTGCGATCCTGTGCATGCTCCGGGGAATCCACAGCTCCTGCGCGGCCATACGGGCCGGGAAATGGGAACGCCCCATGGGTGCGCTGCTCTCGTTCCGGACCGTGGGACTGCTCGGCATGGGCCGCATCGGGTCCCGGCTGGCGGAACTGCTTGCTCCGTTCGGCTGCCGGATTCTGGGTCACGATCCTCATGCAGACGCGCCGCACGGCGTGGAACAGGTCGAATTCCCGCAACTTCTGGCCGAATCCGACGTGCTCAGCCTGCATATCCCCTTTTCCGAGGCAACCCGCCACATCATCGGCCGGGACGCGATCCGCGCCATGAAACCCGGAGCCAGACTCGTCAACTACGCCCGCGGCGGACTGGTGGACGAAGCCGCGCTCGATCAGGCGCTGACCGACGGCCACCTTGCCGGAGCCGCACTGGACTGCTTCGAGAACGAACCGTATTCCGGGCCGCTGACCCGGCACGAAAGCGTGGTGCTCACCGGGCATGTCGGGTCCTACGCCCGGGAAGGGCGCATCATTCAGGAAACCCAGGCCGCCCACAACCTGCTGGCTTCGCTGGCAGCGGAACGCGGCGGTTCAGGGAGCAAGTCATGA
- a CDS encoding NAD-dependent epimerase/dehydratase family protein — translation MNILVTGGSGFLGSHVADALSDAGHDVTIFDAIPSPWLGKGQTMVTGDLLDADALTRAVQGKDAVYHFAGIADIEDCAKSPVATASINILGTVKLLETCVNAGVKRFVFASSAYVFSESGSFYRTSKRACESFIEDFSKRYGLKYTCLRYGSLYGPRADGRNSIHSLLRQAVETGTITYHGNGDELREFIHVFDAAKSSVDILAPEFENQHVILTGVEKMTYRDLLEMIREIFGGRIELNMLPRDREAHYRITPYSFAPKLGRKLVGNSFVDFGQGLLHCIEALHAEKMKREEDGGRN, via the coding sequence ATGAACATCCTTGTGACGGGCGGTTCCGGATTTCTGGGCAGCCATGTGGCGGACGCCCTGAGCGACGCGGGCCACGACGTAACGATTTTCGACGCGATCCCCTCGCCCTGGCTGGGCAAGGGGCAGACCATGGTCACGGGCGACCTGCTCGACGCCGACGCCCTGACCCGGGCAGTGCAGGGCAAGGATGCGGTCTATCATTTCGCGGGCATCGCGGACATCGAGGATTGCGCAAAATCCCCGGTAGCCACGGCCAGCATCAACATACTGGGCACGGTCAAACTGCTTGAAACCTGCGTGAACGCCGGGGTGAAGCGGTTCGTGTTCGCCAGTTCGGCCTACGTGTTCAGCGAGTCCGGCTCGTTCTACCGCACCAGCAAACGGGCCTGCGAATCCTTCATCGAGGACTTTTCCAAGCGGTACGGCCTGAAATACACCTGCCTGCGCTACGGCTCCTTGTACGGACCGCGCGCCGACGGCCGCAACAGCATCCATTCCCTGCTCAGGCAGGCCGTGGAAACCGGAACCATCACCTACCACGGCAACGGCGACGAACTGCGCGAGTTCATTCACGTGTTCGACGCGGCCAAAAGCAGCGTGGACATACTGGCCCCGGAGTTCGAGAATCAGCACGTCATCCTGACCGGAGTGGAAAAAATGACCTACCGCGACCTGCTGGAAATGATCCGCGAGATATTCGGCGGCAGGATCGAGCTGAACATGCTCCCCCGGGACCGCGAGGCCCACTACCGCATCACGCCCTATTCCTTTGCGCCCAAACTGGGGCGCAAGCTGGTCGGCAACTCGTTCGTGGACTTCGGACAGGGCCTGCTGCACTGCATCGAGGCCCTGCACGCCGAAAAGATGAAACGCGAGGAAGACGGAGGCCGGAACTGA
- a CDS encoding HAD family hydrolase: MQAVFFDFDGVILDSVSVKTEAFGDLYAEYGPDVRRAVVEYHLAHGGVSRFEKFRHFHENILGSPMTEELMHDLCSAFNRLTMTKIMAADFIPGARKTLGELNLRSIPAFVASGTPQAELEQVVSARIGSGVFAEVHGSPRTKPEIVRDVLARHKLNPGECVFVGDAMTDFNAARECRVPFLGVGPDSSHAFPPGTAVVSSLNWESLNHPTPIQEKA, encoded by the coding sequence ATGCAGGCGGTCTTCTTCGATTTCGACGGCGTGATCCTCGACTCGGTATCCGTCAAGACCGAGGCGTTCGGGGACCTGTACGCGGAATACGGACCGGACGTGCGCCGCGCCGTGGTGGAATATCACCTTGCGCATGGCGGCGTGTCCCGCTTCGAGAAATTCCGGCATTTTCACGAAAACATTCTCGGCAGCCCCATGACCGAGGAACTCATGCACGACCTGTGCTCGGCCTTCAACCGGCTGACCATGACGAAAATCATGGCTGCGGACTTCATACCCGGAGCCCGGAAAACCCTGGGCGAACTGAATCTGCGATCCATTCCGGCATTCGTGGCCTCGGGAACGCCGCAGGCCGAGCTGGAACAGGTGGTGTCGGCCCGAATCGGGTCCGGCGTGTTTGCGGAAGTCCACGGCTCGCCCAGAACCAAACCGGAAATCGTGCGTGACGTGCTCGCCCGGCACAAGCTGAATCCCGGTGAATGCGTGTTCGTGGGCGATGCCATGACCGATTTCAACGCGGCCCGGGAATGCCGCGTCCCGTTTCTCGGGGTAGGGCCGGACAGCAGCCACGCCTTTCCCCCGGGAACCGCCGTGGTCAGCTCCCTGAACTGGGAATCCCTGAACCACCCCACGCCAATACAGGAGAAGGCATGA
- the galE gene encoding UDP-glucose 4-epimerase GalE, which yields MHDRTMLVVGGAGYIGSHTCKALALRGYEPVTFDNLVHGHEWAVKWGPLVRGDIMDRAALDAVFEHYDIQGVIHFAAYCYVGESMTAPGKYYRNNVAGTLTLLEAMRDHGVRPIVFSSSCAVYGTPTTPVLAEDHPQWPVNPYGWSKFTVERMLEDFGRAHGTRHCALRYFNAAGADPDGEIGEAHDPETHLIPLVLRAARDPRKPITVFGTDYDTPDGTCIRDYIHVSDLADAHIRALEALQAHPALTVNLGTGTGFSVREIVDAARDVTGIPINPIYGDRRPGDPSRLVANRTLAHSLLGWEPRYTDIRQTIEHAWSWMERDPE from the coding sequence ATGCACGACAGGACCATGCTGGTGGTGGGCGGAGCCGGCTACATCGGCAGCCACACGTGCAAGGCTCTGGCCCTGCGCGGATACGAACCCGTGACCTTCGACAATCTGGTCCACGGCCATGAATGGGCAGTGAAGTGGGGACCGCTGGTACGCGGCGACATCATGGACCGCGCCGCACTGGACGCGGTGTTCGAACACTACGACATTCAGGGCGTGATTCATTTCGCAGCATACTGCTACGTGGGCGAATCCATGACCGCCCCGGGCAAGTACTACCGAAACAACGTTGCCGGAACCCTGACCCTGCTGGAAGCCATGCGCGACCACGGCGTCAGGCCTATCGTCTTTTCCTCAAGCTGTGCGGTCTATGGCACCCCGACCACGCCGGTTCTGGCCGAAGACCATCCCCAGTGGCCGGTCAATCCCTACGGGTGGAGCAAATTCACGGTGGAGCGCATGCTGGAGGATTTCGGCCGCGCCCATGGCACGCGCCACTGCGCCCTGCGCTATTTCAACGCGGCCGGGGCCGACCCGGACGGAGAGATCGGCGAGGCCCACGATCCCGAAACCCACCTGATCCCCCTCGTGCTCCGGGCCGCACGCGACCCGCGAAAACCGATCACGGTATTCGGCACGGACTACGACACCCCGGACGGCACCTGCATCCGGGACTACATCCATGTCAGCGACCTTGCCGACGCGCACATTCGCGCCCTTGAAGCGCTTCAGGCGCACCCGGCCCTGACCGTGAATCTGGGAACCGGAACAGGATTTTCGGTCCGGGAAATCGTCGATGCTGCGCGCGACGTGACCGGAATCCCCATCAATCCGATATACGGTGATCGCCGCCCGGGCGATCCGTCCCGGCTGGTGGCGAACCGCACCCTTGCCCACAGCCTTCTGGGCTGGGAGCCACGGTACACCGACATCCGCCAGACAATTGAACACGCATGGAGCTGGATGGAGCGCGACCCGGAATAG